From a single Micromonospora sp. WMMD1102 genomic region:
- a CDS encoding DsbA family oxidoreductase, whose product MQLEVWSDIVCPWCYLGKRRLERALGQFAHADEVEVVWRSFQLDPSYPKGEPRPVPEALREKLGASSAQVTAMQGHVTALAAEEGLDYRLDKSIMANSVDGHRLTHLAREYGLGAELHERLMRANLVEAENVDDAGTLVRLATEVGVPADAARRVLSGDEYAAAVEADIAQARAFGASGVPFFVLDRRYGISGAQPVEAFLRALETAYRDSAPDAG is encoded by the coding sequence GTGCAACTCGAGGTGTGGTCCGACATCGTCTGCCCGTGGTGCTACCTGGGAAAGCGGCGGCTGGAGCGGGCACTCGGACAGTTCGCGCACGCCGACGAGGTCGAGGTGGTCTGGCGCAGCTTCCAACTCGACCCGTCGTATCCGAAGGGGGAGCCCCGGCCGGTGCCGGAGGCGCTCCGGGAGAAGCTCGGCGCCTCGTCGGCCCAGGTCACCGCCATGCAGGGGCACGTGACGGCACTCGCCGCCGAGGAGGGCCTCGACTACCGGCTCGACAAGTCGATCATGGCGAACTCCGTCGACGGGCACCGGCTGACCCACCTGGCCCGGGAGTACGGGCTCGGCGCCGAGCTGCACGAGCGGCTGATGCGGGCCAACCTGGTCGAGGCGGAGAACGTGGACGACGCCGGCACCCTGGTCCGGCTCGCCACCGAGGTCGGGGTACCGGCCGACGCCGCCCGCCGGGTGCTCTCCGGCGACGAGTACGCCGCCGCGGTCGAGGCGGACATCGCCCAGGCCAGGGCGTTCGGCGCGAGCGGTGTGCCGTTCTTCGTGCTGGACCGCAGGTACGGCATCTCCGGAGCGCAGCCGGTCGAGGCGTTCCTGCGCGCGCTGGAGACCGCCTACCGGGACTCGGCACCCGACGCCGGCTGA
- the leuS gene encoding leucine--tRNA ligase codes for MEDSYNPQAIIDKWLEVWDDRGTFEAEGPTESGSTGRPRSYVVSMFPYPSGDLHMGHAEVYSIGDSIARFIRMRGDNVLNPIGWDSFGLPAENAALKRDMDPKEWTYRNIDVQAESFRRLGVSFDWRSRFHTSDPEYYRWNQWLFLRMFERGLAFRRSAPVNWCPVDCTVLANEQVIGGRCERCGTVVQQRDLTQWFFRTTAYAQRLLDDMAQLEGKWPNEVLAMQRNWIGRSEGAHIDFLVEDRKEPIRVFTTRPDTLFGATFFVVAADSPLADELCADERRAEFESYRTEVRTATEIDRLAKDRPKTGIFLGRHAVNPANGERIPIYASDYVLAGYGTSAVMAVPAHDQRDLDFAKALGLPVRTVVDTGEPDPETTGVATTGPGTLVRSGAYDGLPNTDGGEKIVAALAEQGVAEKAVTYRLRDWLLSRQRYWGTPIPIVHCPDCGEVPVPDDELPVVLPDSGYQLRPEDGRSPLASAEAWVTVPCPRCGNQDGRRDTDTMDTFVDSSWYFLRYPNARYEDGPFDPAGIERWLPVDEYVGGREHTTGHLMYARFMTKVLHDMGYLPFVEPFRRLINQGQVVMNGKAMSKSLGNLVNLQEQIAAHGPDAVRVTMLFAGPPEDDIDWADVSPTGAVKWLARVWRLAGDVGAAPVDAVPATGDSDLRKEIHQVVAETTTLMEGRRLNVAVARLMKLTSSLRRAVDGTPGPKDPVVREGAEALVRMLTCFAPFTAEECWERLGRPASVSDAGWPEAEPALLVTETVTCVVQVNGKVRARLEVPAAVDDAALEQLALNSPAVGQALHGGTVKKVIVRAPRLVNLVV; via the coding sequence GTGGAGGACAGTTACAACCCTCAGGCCATCATCGATAAATGGCTGGAGGTCTGGGACGACCGGGGCACCTTCGAGGCCGAGGGACCGACCGAGAGTGGGTCCACCGGGCGACCCCGTTCCTACGTCGTCAGCATGTTCCCGTACCCCTCCGGTGATCTTCACATGGGGCACGCGGAGGTCTATTCGATCGGCGACAGCATCGCACGGTTCATCCGCATGCGCGGGGACAACGTGCTCAACCCGATCGGCTGGGATTCGTTCGGCCTGCCGGCCGAAAATGCCGCGTTGAAACGGGACATGGATCCGAAGGAATGGACCTACCGCAATATCGACGTCCAGGCCGAGTCATTCCGCCGGCTCGGGGTCTCGTTCGACTGGCGTAGTCGTTTCCACACGTCGGACCCGGAATACTATCGCTGGAACCAGTGGCTTTTCCTGCGCATGTTCGAGCGCGGCCTGGCGTTCCGGCGCTCCGCCCCGGTGAACTGGTGCCCGGTCGACTGCACCGTGCTGGCGAACGAGCAGGTGATCGGGGGCCGGTGCGAGCGGTGCGGCACCGTGGTCCAGCAGCGCGACCTGACCCAGTGGTTCTTCCGCACCACGGCGTACGCCCAGCGCCTGCTTGACGACATGGCCCAGCTGGAAGGCAAGTGGCCGAACGAGGTACTCGCGATGCAGCGCAACTGGATCGGCCGGTCCGAGGGCGCGCACATCGACTTCCTCGTGGAGGACCGCAAGGAGCCGATCCGGGTCTTCACCACCCGCCCGGACACCCTGTTCGGGGCGACCTTCTTCGTCGTGGCCGCCGACTCCCCGCTCGCCGACGAACTGTGCGCCGACGAGCGGCGGGCGGAGTTCGAGTCGTACCGGACCGAGGTGCGCACGGCCACCGAGATCGACCGGCTGGCCAAGGACCGCCCGAAGACGGGGATCTTCCTCGGCCGGCATGCCGTGAACCCGGCAAACGGCGAGCGGATCCCGATCTACGCCTCCGACTACGTCCTCGCCGGGTACGGCACGAGCGCGGTCATGGCGGTGCCCGCGCACGACCAGCGGGACCTGGACTTCGCGAAGGCGCTCGGCCTGCCGGTGCGCACGGTCGTGGACACCGGCGAACCCGACCCGGAGACGACCGGGGTGGCCACCACCGGGCCGGGAACCCTGGTGCGGTCCGGCGCCTACGACGGCCTGCCGAACACCGACGGCGGCGAGAAGATCGTCGCCGCGCTGGCCGAGCAGGGCGTGGCCGAAAAGGCGGTGACCTACCGGCTGCGGGACTGGCTGCTGTCGCGGCAGCGCTACTGGGGCACCCCGATCCCGATCGTGCACTGCCCGGACTGCGGCGAGGTCCCGGTGCCGGACGACGAGCTGCCCGTCGTGCTGCCCGACTCCGGATACCAACTGCGCCCGGAGGACGGCAGGTCCCCGCTGGCCAGCGCCGAAGCGTGGGTGACTGTCCCGTGTCCCCGCTGCGGAAACCAGGACGGCCGCCGGGACACCGACACGATGGACACCTTCGTCGATTCGTCGTGGTATTTCCTGCGCTACCCGAACGCCCGGTACGAGGACGGCCCGTTCGACCCGGCCGGCATCGAACGGTGGCTGCCGGTGGACGAGTACGTCGGCGGGCGTGAGCACACCACCGGCCACCTGATGTACGCGCGGTTCATGACGAAGGTCCTGCACGACATGGGGTACCTGCCCTTCGTCGAGCCGTTCCGGCGCCTGATCAACCAGGGCCAGGTCGTGATGAACGGCAAGGCGATGAGCAAGAGCCTGGGCAACCTGGTGAACCTCCAGGAGCAGATCGCCGCGCACGGTCCCGACGCGGTGCGGGTGACGATGCTGTTCGCCGGCCCCCCGGAGGACGACATCGACTGGGCGGACGTGTCGCCGACCGGTGCGGTCAAGTGGCTGGCCCGGGTGTGGCGGCTGGCCGGCGACGTGGGCGCCGCACCGGTCGACGCGGTGCCGGCGACCGGCGACTCGGACCTGCGCAAGGAGATCCACCAGGTGGTCGCCGAGACCACCACGCTGATGGAGGGCCGGCGGCTCAACGTCGCCGTCGCCCGCCTGATGAAACTGACCTCGTCGCTGCGCCGGGCGGTCGACGGTACGCCCGGCCCGAAGGATCCGGTGGTGCGGGAAGGCGCCGAGGCACTGGTGCGGATGTTGACGTGTTTCGCCCCGTTCACCGCCGAGGAGTGCTGGGAGCGGCTGGGCCGCCCCGCGTCGGTGAGCGACGCCGGCTGGCCGGAGGCGGAGCCGGCACTGCTGGTCACCGAGACCGTCACCTGCGTGGTCCAGGTCAACGGGAAGGTGCGGGCCCGTCTCGAGGTGCCGGCGGCGGTGGACGACGCGGCCCTGGAGCAGCTGGCTCTCAACTCCCCCGCCGTTGGGCAGGCGCTGCACGGCGGCACCGTCAAGAAGGTGATCGTCCGGGCTCCCCGACTGGTCAACCTGGTCGTCTGA